The window TCTTACTCCAGAATTGACTTTTTTCTTGTATCTTTAGAACTGATTCTACCATGACTAGAAGAAACTGCTAATAATATATTAATTTGAGGTCATGTTCCAATTATACTTACCAATGACACTGGTTACACACATTAAAATCTTCCAGGCGGAAGCTGAACACTGTGCTACTAAAAGGGAAAATTTTGTTCTGCAGTTGATTCAATCATCTCTACCTTCATACAAGAAAATAAGCACTCAGTTATGTTTTGGGAAGCTCTGGAAGCTACTGTAAGGCATGAATGCATAAAGTATGCCTcccaaaaaaagaaagagactCAAGTTACTAGATTCTCTGGACAAGGAAATAGATGTGTGCAGAGAACACACAAGACTGACCCAAATAATGAAAACCTTCAATGTTCTCGAATCAAtgccaaatataaatataatgaatGCTTATCCAGCCAAGTCAAATTTACACTCAAGAGAGTCAAACAAAGACATTATGAATGGAGAGATAAGGCAGGTAAATTGCTTGCCAGAAGACTTAATATGGAACTAGGCAACAATAATACTTTTTCCTTGTTACAAGAAGACAGGAGTGCCATCCTTGAACCAATATATATAATCAATTTAAACAATTCTATCAATCTTTATATAAATCAATCAATATGACTAATACATTTCATTGAAGGCCTAGCTTTTAATACCCTATCTTCAGAATGAGTGTTTAGGGACTTCACAACACAAGAAACTGAACAGGCTATAAAAATATGAATTCAAGTAAGGCCTCTGGGATAGATGGCTTTCCAGATTTCTACAAAATGTTTTGTAATCAGCCATCTTCTGTTTTTCTAAGACTAAAGATCTTCAGTGAAACATTCCAAAAAGGAACCATGTCTCCAGACATCAGAActgttttaaatactttaaagaacAAAAGTGGTTGTAACTGTGGCTTTCCACCCCATATCTCTATTGAATACAGATTGCAAAATAATTGCAAACATTTTAGAGGCACAACTGAATGCCATCATACCATCAATTTATACATGCagatcaggctggttttgttaaaGGAAGATTGGCTGCTGATAACACGAGAAAAATCATTCACTTGATCCAGCAAGTTCAGATGTTCCCTCCCTAGCCTTATCTCTAAATGCAGAAAAGGCCTTTGATAGGGTTGAATGGCCTGATCTAATGGCTGTCCTTAAAAAATGGATTTGGACCAATATTCCTGAATTGGGTCAGTGTATTCTACATCTCACCCCTTGCTTCATTAtcaattaatggaaatatttctacCAATTTCAATTAGGAAGAGGGACATGACAGGACTGTCCCCTCTCGCCcctcttttttaatctctctcttgAACCACAGGCAATGTAAATTTGTCAGCACTCAGCCACTGATGTTATGACTATAAACAGGAAAGAATACAAAATCAGTTTGTATGCTGACATTTTATACTATTGAAGAATCCATCCTTGTCAATCCCGTTATTATTGAATGTGGTTGATATTTTTTGGAAAAATCTGATTTTCACATTAACTGGAATAAATCACAAGCAATGAATATATCCAAAAGACCAAATCCTTCTCAGTTTCAGCATTTTCCGTTTCAATTATGCAAGGAAATAACTTAGTTAGGTGTTAACATTTGTCCTAATCTTCCCAAAATTGTTTCTATAAATACGGACAATATATTACAGGAAATTTCCAAGGATGTAGAGAGATGGTGTCTCTTCCCTTTGTCCTTATTGGGGAGAACAGAAATAGCCAAAATGTATATCGGCTCAAGATTGACTTATATCATTAGCCTATTGCCTTTCAAAGTATCTTCCCTCATTCTTTGCTTGACTAAATAGGCGTATCATGACATTTatataagattaaaaaaacagcCTTGATTGTCATACAAGGCCATTAAAAAATCTTGGACAACTGGATTTTACATAGGGTTGCCAGATTTGTATCAATATTATCTAGCATTCCAAATATGTCCTGTTGTAAGGGGGTTCCTTCCAGTGTCTCTGTATACACGCCGGCCTGGTTTGAGATTGAAAAATTAGCTATGCCATTCGGTTCCCTCTCTTCTTGTATATACCTTAAGATGCTACCTAGTCTTTGCATCTACATGGGGCATTCTGCAATGCGTTCAGATTATTACAGCACCAAGTCTTACACATTCTCTTCTCATACCACTATGGGATAACCTGTGCCTCAGGATCAAGGCTAACTCCACGCTTAAGACAATTTGGATAgaaaaaggattaacaaaaattaaagataTAATACAGGATTATAGACTGGTCTCCTTCATTTAAATGTGAAACAAATACCAGTTATTGCTgtgtctcagttccttctttcatagattcatagattcatagatactaaggtcagaagggaccactctgatcatctagtccgacctcctgcacagcgcaggccacagaatgtcacccaccactcctatgaaaaacctcacccatgtctgagctattgaagtcctcaaatcatggttcaaaacttcaaggagcagagaagcctccctccagtcaaccatgccccatgctacagaggaaggcaaaaaaacctccagggcctctccaatctgccctggaggaaaactccctcccgaccccaagcGGCTATGCTTAAGGATTCATGCAAGGATGGGGATAATTGGTCTGTTTCAACTTTCTCAGCTCTAGAAGAACATGTtaagaaatatggaaacaaaagtGACTTTGTAGGAATTACTTACAGGTTGCTCAATGCTTTGCATTACTCCCTCAATCTCAGTCTCAAAGAAATAAATGGGGAAAAGAACTTAGCCTTACTAGCACAATAGAAACATGGGAGGATATCTGGCTTAATATGAAAGATACTTCAAGTTCTGTATTCTTTCCATTCTTCCAGAATAAGATATTAAATGAgtagaatgtttttgtttttttaaggctaGATTGGCAACATACAGCAATTGTTGGCAGTGCAAACAGCCACATGCTAACCTTTCACACATCCTCTATGCCTGCCTGTCAAAAAGGCATATGTTCTGAAACACTATATACGGCTCTTTCTCAAAAATTTTAAGcattgctctttccttctcctagcTTATGTATTTTACGGGTGCTGAATGAGTTGGAATTACCAGTTAGTGTTAAGAAATGGATTGCAGTAACTATTTTAGGGTCAAAAgagttattttgagaaaatggaaCTCTGCAGTTCCTCCCTCATACACAGATTGGCTTAGTGAGCTCTCTACTACTGcattaatgggggaaaaaatgtctCTGTCTAATAGAAacacttggggaaaaaatatggGGATCTGGTCACACATGAAACTATTGCATACTTTTGCAGTTTAGTATATATTAGTCTCCAATACTCATAGTTTATGTTCTCATTTAGTCATTTTATTAATTGATGCCCTGAATGACCTCTgcggctttgggttttttttttccaggttgtGCAAATAATGCACactgaattttgttatttatCTGTTATCTCCATGTTGTGCATGAATTTctatgttttgtttcattatgggcttatattttgtataaaaacaagaaaaaataaagtttttaaaaatgtgcagggCTCCAAACAGCCAGagcatttattctttttttatttctttccctaTCTAGTTCAGCCGTTATGAAGTAATGTGGCTGGCTCATGAATTGTAAGTCTGCCTGGAGCCTCCAGAAGTCCTCAGACCTGAAATAGTGTTTGTGCTTAAAGCCAGCTCTGAGTTAACATAAATGGGTCTTAGTAAAAGGTGTCCGTTCCAGCATAACACTGTGGATTATCTTACATCTTGTTCATGGATCAGTTGGTTTAAGATGGCTTTGGCTTTTGCCATCTACATGGGTTtttgttatatatataatttatattgaaTTCCATTACCCTGAGATGCTctttccatttgaaatgtttccaAAAACCCCACTCAAAATGAATAAGTCTCAGTATACTAAATGTGGAAGTGCATCAGTGGTAGGGACAGAGACTTTAAAAATGACTGTCTTTATTTAGATGaacctttatattttatttagagACAACATAGCCCAGTATTCCGAGCACTGTGCTGAGTCAAGGGACCTGAGATCTGTCTATTTAGGAACTTATGTGGTGCTCTTTCTGTAGTGTTTGAGCAACCCATGATCACTAGTGAATTTGTTCTCATAATAACCGTGTGAGGTGAGGTacagagagcaggggtgggcaagccCCATCTGggctggccctcaagctcctgctagCGAGCGGGGTCCAGCAGCACTCTGTGCATGCCGCAACTCCCAGGAGCACCAGCATGTCCCCCCCGCTGGCTCCAATgcatagggacagccagggggctctgcactcttccccctccccaagcgcaaccccctgcagctcccattggccaggaactgtagccaatgggagctgcagggacagcgtCTGCGGATGGGGAGACTGCCTCCCAGCCCTGATTTCCCCTCCTGCcatccgaaccccttggtcccagcctagagtaccctcctacaccccaaacccctcatccccagagcccacacctctagctggagcccccaccccaaccccgtgTCCcatcccggagccccctcccgcatcctgaactcctcatttctggtcccaccctggagcccgcacccccagccaaagccctgaccattcctgcacctcaaccccaattttgtgagcattcatgccTCACCCTACAATTTCCATCACCCAGATGCgtcccttgggccaaaaagtttgctcgccCCTGGAGGAGAGTAAGGGATTTGGTAGAttttacacaggaagtctgtggctgagctgaaAACTGAACTCGGGTCTCCTCAGTCCCATTTAAATACCCTATCTGCATCCTTCTTACCTATTCTGCTCTATTCTTAGCATCTACCACTGACTTTCTGGTGACTATGGGAACATCACTTTACCTCTTTATGCTTCAGTATCACCAGTTGTCAACTGGGAATAATGATACCTTCATTTGTAAGGCATCATGACAGCGACAGCTGCAAAGATCTATGTTATTTTATTACTTCAGACTTGACCTTTCTCACTAAAAATTATGCCAGGCAGATATTCTAATGCTGATGGGACAGCTCAGGGCCTGGCCTACTACCAATACACTAGAATGTAGGTCTGTCAGACTAGGGAGAATTCTTAAAAACTTTTTGGCTTTTTCTGGTTGGGTGGAACACATTGTGCACATCTTGGAGATAGGATCATTCCTCTACAAAGAGCAGGATCTGTCTGATATCTTCCTCTGAGGGATTCATCAAGAAGACCTCTCAACTGCTGGACGCTCACTGGagacaggaaggatttttttccccatgcacaATTGGTTAGACGTATTTTGGGCAGGGTAGTAGGAGGGGATGCCTTCATCTAGCTATAGCTGGAGACGGGACACTGAACAGGCTCGACCACTGATCTGATGTGGTACAGAGAATTCTCTAGAAAGAATGCCTGGCTGGGGTATCTTGTTCACATGCTTATGGTCATACTGATAGCCAGATTTCagggcaggaaggaattttccccaggtcagattggcaaggagctggggcaggggttggcttcctctgcagcatggggtttGGTTCACCTGCTAGGATCATTTGGGTatatctcacctaatcaattcccaGCCATTGGAGGGACCTCATACCTCAATCTCCTGTTATCTGCCTGTAGCACACAGTTCAGTCTCCCAAGAACTGAAATGATTTGGTCTAACTGAAGATGTTGGGCTTAGAGAGACATTTGGATGAAGTGTAATGgtttgtgatatacaggaagtcagactaaatgcTCTAATGTTCCCTTATGCCCTTTGACTAGAGGCATGCACAGCTTTATATCTGCGATTCGGATATCCAtgtatataaatttgtatccgtGGACCTGCAAGGCTCTACTGGAAACCGCAGCAGCATGTCAGGTCgccactcccaggagccagcaccccgcACCTGCAGCTCCTCTGGCGTGACTGTACCACCCCGAGGCCTGTGGCTCCCTGGCAGCTATCCCTGATCATGCTAGTGTGCGCAAGTGGCTCACAAGCTCCTGCAGAGGAGTCCATTCCATACTGCATATGTCTGCATATCCTGGGAGGAGGTCCAGCACACCATTCTTGGAGCTAGGTGAATCATTGCCATTGTGGAATTGTAAAACAAAAGTGCGAAGGTGCACCAAATTATTATGGAAGAGGAAGATGGAGGAGATTCAGTATTGCCGATCTTCAACGATCAAAAACCAAGAGTCAGAACCCCCAAAATAATGAGATCGGCCCCaaaatcttgagattttttttaaagtcaaatcaGGTGTATAGCTTGTCTTGACTTTTTAACTCCCCTCTACTCCTCTgctagagtgtgtatgataatttCAGGTTGAAAAGACAATCTTTAatacgcacacacacatgcctctccctggctgctcagaAGGAGACTCCACTTTCCCACTTCTCACCCCTCATACAAATTCTTTAGTGCTCCTAGTTCTTATTGCCTTGATCTGAATACTACAAGAGAACTAAGAATGTCTGCTGGGAGACTCCTCAGTTAAGCTTTCAGACTGGCCCTTGGAATGAATGATGTCCTTATGACTAAATtataaagctggtcaaaaaaacTTTCACCCGAACAATTTTCCATCAGCAAATGCTggtttgtcaaaattgaaacattttgtggacacacattaatttcaatgaaattttcagtggaaaaacttaaACGATTTGAAATCAAAATGGAGTATTGTGTTCTAACTTGCTTGTTTTGGTTCATCTTAATTTTAACCTTTTAATTTTATATagatattaaaagaaaacagtgGGACAGAAGttgcattttctgaccagctctgctcaGTTGGTAGTAGTTTTACATCTGGACACAAAAATCTAGGCACAAGAGAGCCTAAAAGCTGGCTTAACTGGCCATTGGAGGATGTTGGCGTAagagtatccacaccaccctcaactcccagcttctggagagGGGGTGATGTCTGGGGAAAATGGGGCAAGTTCAGGGCATCTCTAGGCCCGGGCAGTCCATGGCTGTTGGTGTAGCCCCTTGGGGGTCATAGGCAAGGGGCAATACCCTGATGCTGCTCTACTTTATGCCAGGAAGCTGCCACTAAAGAACGGAGATCACAACGGTGGCTTAAAGCCTCTCCCCCCTTTCCTAGTCTTGAACTAAGGACAGATCTATGTGAATGAATGTGTCTCTACATACAGTacttaaaaacaataataaacctATATTCTGTGAAATATGGAACAGCTATTTATAATCACTTAGTCGCTATCCTCATTGTAGACTGTTTTTGTGTCATCCTGAATTTAAAGAAAGCATTAACATAACAGACTTCAAAACCACACTTAGAAACACAAACAAAGGGCAAAGCACATCTCTTGGCAACTCTGTATATAAGCAGGAACGCAGAATATCTAAAATTACTACTTGTTGGATAGCTctgaggaaagaatttttccctaGATGTCTAAACTTTACTTAAACATTCCTctcatttataaagtttgtgctTTGGTTTTATGGAAGTGTGCTGACCATACATCTTACACGGTGAGATAATTTAACCGTGTGGATCTGGGTACTAGTTACCAGTTTGCAGGGAAGATTAGACATTTTTCAAGTTCTGTTCTGATTTTCTGCAGGGTTGTTTTGTCTGATTTTAAGAAATGGACTAAATGTAAAATGCAAAGGAATTTGGAATGAGCagctcttttcttttaaatctcatCCTTATTCCAGAAACATATGAGTCTGCTCTCCCAGTGTGCAGAACTGGGGCCAAAGCCTTCCTTCTGACTGCCAAGTGAACCTTTGCATTCAAGAGCAGACAGTAGCTTTAACTCCATTTATAGGATGGAATAAGAAGAATATTCATAAATCAAGATTTAagaattttgagtgcccaactgaTACTTTATTTTTTCCAACTGGAAATTCTCTTCCTCCAAAACCAGTTGTTATTAGTAAAGATTAGAGACTTATGATAACATAAGTACTTTATTTCTATTTgatgaattttaatattttgtataacAATTACAACACACACAGCTTGTGTATGTCATAGTAACTCACAGCATCAAGGCTTTTTCCACCTCTCTGTCTAGGGCTTTCAACATTCCATTCATCCTCCATCTCAGCTATAATGCattgttttttgttgttacaGGTCAAGTTTCCCAAAGCCACAAAAAGCTGAAGATGGATATTAAGCATGCGAAGGATTATCTTTACTGGCTATACTATCAATACCTACTGATCACCTGTTGCTATGTGTTGGAGCCCTGGGAGCAATCCATGTTCCatactatttttattactgtttttgCTATGGTGTTGTATACAGCTTACGTCTTTATCCCTATCCACATCCATTTGGCTTTTGAGTTCTTCTCCCAGTTATTTGGAGATCAGCGTGAAAGTACTGTTGCCATTATGAACTGAATTTGCCAGGGTTGATGATGCAACAGCTACTATGTGAAATGTCTTCTTCcatgtaggggttttttgtttagaaaaaggtGTGGGTTTGTGGAAACACTGCTTCCTCCTACAAAAGCTAGCCTGAACAATTACCATAACTGAAAACCAGAATAATGCACTGACTCCtcactgtacagtttgtatttaaataaaacacgAGCACAGCTTTTATTCTGTGACCGTGCAACACCGACTTTGGAACGCATTACTTAGTATTCAACTTATCGACTGAGACTAGTGTTCATATGTAGTGGATCCATAATGTAGAGAAAACCTATGTTCTTTAACAGTTAGCCCTTATTTCTTTATTATACTGTCTAgaatcatgattttatacataTGGTTTTCACACTCAATCAGAATTTATTTTTACTATCATATATGAAAATGTATTGCAAACAGCAAAAAGTATTTATGATGATAGTAGGTAGGATATTATACTTTTTGCATACAAAAAAGCTTCTCCCAGCATGGTACATGTGAACTACCTTGCAAAACCTGAAATTCTTTTTCGCATCCTAGTTTACAGTATATCAGAGATGTGAGTCAAATATAGCATGACCCAAGCAGCTGAAGTCTTTGTCTTAATAGtctgctaatttttaaaatggatggTGTCATGATATAAAGGGATGGTTTACagcttttcttttagaaaatgagAAATCAAGACTAGATGAGCATGAATCCAATTTTTAGTACCTAAGCTTCTGCTGCTGGATTTATGGTGATTTAATTGCTATGTTAAGATAATATATTATACTGTAAGTAAACTTGCATTGTACTAAGAATGATGTACCAGATATTTAGTGAGTCTGACTTTTTGTTACACTCAACTTTGCTTGTTACAAAAATCAAGTTTTTCCCTTTCTGCTAGAATTCATTGGGGAAAGCGAAGCATGCATTTGTGCTAAAGGAAGATGATCTAGTAAACAGAGTGGAATTTTCTAATAATTGCAgaactctgaagcatttagatGGAAGCTTTGATACAGAGGTTTCCTTTACAAAGGAGAAATGAGATTTATTAAAACTGCCTTTGGGGAGTTTCTTAAACCATGAAAGCTTTTTATTGTACATCTGAATCAAACATGAATGCCAAAGAGCAAACTATATATGCGGAATACATACTGGCACTACCACTAGTGAAAGTGAGAACCATAAAATGTAAATAGTTTTTGAAGTATGTTTGCACAATTACAGCATGAAGAAATTTTCTAATTTTATTAAGGGGCATTGGGGTCCTGCATGATAAAAAGAATGGCAAATTCTGATGTCAAAAATGAGTCTGTTTATATGCAgtttttcaaatgcaaaaataaagttaaattattttaaaacagtgttttgaATGCATAATTCTCAGTTTTGCCTGTATCCATGTATTATATTCATCTAAATACTCTAACTCATTCTCCCATTTATCTGTGTGGTCTGCTTGCCATTAGATAAACTTGGCTAGTTTGTTGCCACTACCTTCTCTGTACAGTAGTGTCAACACATGATTTAGGAAACAATTCAATGACTTTTTTTGGTACATCACAACtagaatatatttaaatatatgggaAATATAACTTAACCCACTTCAAGGCCACTTTACACCAGCAAAGTGGCAAATAAGGGCCATAGCATAAATGAGAATAACTGGGAGAAATAAGCAGGAGGAAAATTGCAACTGTTTTCCAGAACTGTGACTGTTTATGTAGAAGTTGCTCTCACCTTTGACATAGCTTTGAATGGATAGCATTTAGGGCTCCCAGTGAAGTTGATAGCAAAACCCCAGTTGATATTAATGTAAGATCAAGCTTTTACTCACTATGTGCCCTATCCTGTAGATCCTTGCCACTGCATAGGGTCTACTTTTAGGTGACCATTCTTGTCATTACAGTAGATTACTTGACACTGTGGTGCTCCAAGAAAACTCTCAACTCAGCTCAGTGCACAGATTAGCAGGATTCATCGGTCTGGGGAAAAAGGAAACTAAGTTGTTTCAATACCAGTATTCCACAGTTGTGCAGGCAGAACACTAATACTGAAGGTAGTTCTTCTTTGCCTactgtacaattttttttctgaagccaGTCTATGAGTCTGACAATAGCCTTAAGCTTTTCTCTATACTGGTCTTTTAGCCTTCAGTGGCTGAAAGGATCCTACCATCTACACACAATAGAAATCTCTGCCCTGTATTCTTGTGATCTTCAGAACACACCAAGTATGGAAGATAGGTATCCATCATGTTAGAGTAATGCACATGGAACATGAAAAGACAAAACTGTTATTCATAAAGACTGAATTATTGTGTTGTGCATGGTAGGGGTTTTCCTAATGAAAAGGAAAGTTTTCTGTACCACTTAATTATCTATGTAATCTATGATATCTTGTATTTATAACCTTACTTCAATTACTATGAATACAGTAATGACCATGGAAGAATAGAAAGACAAGGTTGGTGAAGTAATAGCTTTTACTAGaccagcttttgttggtgaaactgaCAAGCGTTCGAGCTACCTgaagaaaagctttcaagctacacagagctaatctctttcaccaagagaaattggtccaataaaagatattaactcaccccccttgtctctgatatcctgggcCCTACAACACTACAACCAACATGGTACAGTCTAATAAGATCCTGAACAATTTTGTTTCTCCATAGCCATATAATTTACATGGAGGAAATGAGTGAAAAGTTCAAAACAGTCACAAGAAAAATTCTcttagcttttattttaattatgggTATGTCTCACATGAAGACACCTTGGACAATTCCCAGTACAATGATACATCTCAGTACCCATTGCAGATTCTTTGATACTTAACTCCTGAAATATAAAAACGATGTACTTAGCAAATAGGACTATATCCAATAActagagaaaagaaaaactgatGAGTTTACACTATCCTCACCACTTGTGTGTTTTAGCTTATTACCTAAGTAGTAATCAGAACTCTAAATCTATTATCACATTTTAAACCTGGAGGAACCACTAATTTTACTTGAAATCAGAAAAGAGGCAGGGACAGATTAACTATGTTCCCAAATTaggattccccccacccaccctcagaaaggtataacatggaATGATGGCGCTTTCTTGATTTTGCTCTGTATCTGGTATTGGTTTTGTTGCCTCAACATCCATTTCTCCATTTCCTATGGAACCATTCATCCGAGGATCTCTTTCACGTTACACCTTGCTTTAACTGCTAAACATTTAATTACAAAGATTGAAatgcatgtgtcaaggttccttccccactctgaactctagggtacagatgtcgggacctgcatgaaa of the Dermochelys coriacea isolate rDerCor1 chromosome 9, rDerCor1.pri.v4, whole genome shotgun sequence genome contains:
- the SPTSSB gene encoding serine palmitoyltransferase small subunit B: MDIKHAKDYLYWLYYQYLLITCCYVLEPWEQSMFHTIFITVFAMVLYTAYVFIPIHIHLAFEFFSQLFGDQRESTVAIMN